A genomic region of Choristoneura fumiferana chromosome 15, NRCan_CFum_1, whole genome shotgun sequence contains the following coding sequences:
- the LOC141435877 gene encoding fibrohexamerin-like gives MTSFESFEYPEVFERPCRPSDVACIRRYFLHNSKCKPAPGRIPDPLVRSLANVFYPRVNITETDINPEYLGLNNGRIQEFYVNRDTDKLVLGIELRNFVARGNNTFFTYARRGREPITTHGSVRVAFSSVYLTVTIPQVENLRLDKSDSFVFSNDLLPIITLAPSLGESSVLQMWQQA, from the exons ATGACTAGTTTTGAATCATTTGAGT ACCCTGAAGTTTTTGAGCGCCCTTGTCGTCCGAGTGATGTGGCTTGCATTCGTCGTTATTTCCTGCACAATAGCAAGTGCAAACCGGCTCCAGGGAGAATTCCTGACCCTCTCGTGAGATCCCTCGCCAACGTCTTCTACCCAAGAGTCAATATCACGGAAACTGATATCAATCCCGAGTATCTGGGCTTAAATAACGGAAGAATCCAAGAATTCTA tgttaaCAGAGACACGGATAAGCTCGTCCTAGGTATAGAATTGCGAAATTTTGTGGCTCGTGGCAACAATACTTTTTTCACATACGCCAGAAGAGGCAGGGAGCCTATTACCACACATGGTTCTGTCAGAGTTGCATTTA GTTCGGTGTACTTGACGGTGACCATCCCCCAAGTGGAAAACCTTCGGCTGGACAAGTCCGATTCGTTTGTCTTCAGCAACGACCTTCTACCCATCATCACACTTGCACCTTCTTTGGGAGAGAGTTCAG TACTGCAGATGTGGCAGCAGGCATGA